CAACAAAAATGGAACGCCTTCCTTTGAAATTTAAAACTGAATATACAGGTCACTAAGACGTTAATTCTGATGATAGCCACCTTATCGGGTACGCCATAACTTTTGTGGATGCAGAACAGCGAGAACTCCCGGTATGAGTGTCAGGTTGCTCCTGACATGGCGATGACAGTCAGAAAGATAATGATACTTCTCTAAGGAGCTGGCGGAGTACCCGGCAGAGGTTAGAATCCTATGATACAGATCAGCAGTCTGTTCCTTAGTAGCTTCCCATGAGCGATACGCTCGGCAAGGGGTGTTGAGAACAAATGTTGCCACGACCGTTTAGGAAATGAAACGGTCAGGTACATAGTCATTCTACAATGGCTATGAATATTCAGGAAAGGAGGACGCAAGAAGTGTCAAACTGCAAAACGATTGCCATCTGCAATCAGAAAGGCGGAGTAGGAAAGACCACCATTTCGGTCAATCTCGGAATCGGTCTTGCAATGCAGGGAAAGAAAGTATTACTTGTTGATGCAGACCCACAGGGAGATTTAACCACTTGTCTGGGGTGGCAGGATACGGACAGTCTGGGTATCACGCTTCGTATTTGTAACAGCTTTGCTGATTTCAGTGGAAAGCCGAGTTCTGATAATGATATTTAATTGATGGTTTATTCCATACGGGAATAAATCTTCATCAAATCTTTATTTTTTTCTGTTAGGTTATATTTCAGTAAGAAATGAAATGTAGAAGGAAGGATAGTAAAGATGGAAATGATGTTACAGACACAAAATCTATGTAAATATTTTAGAAAACAGAAAGCGGTAAATAATGTTTCACTTAATATCGAAAAGGGACAGATTTATGGACTGCTTGGACCGAATGGCGCTGGTAAATCTACCACATTGAAAATGCTGACCGGTATGATGAAACCAACTGCAGGAAAGATTTACTTTGATGGAAAACTTTTGGATAGGAAAGATTTATCAAAAATAGGAGCGTTAATTGAAAATCCGCCTATTTATGAAAATCTTTCCGCCAGAGAGAATTTGAAGGTAAGACAATTATTGCTTGGTACAGATGAAAACAGAATTGATGAGGTCTTGCAGATTGTATCACTTACAAACACCGGAAAGAAGAAAGCAGGACAGTTTTCTTTGGGGATGAAGCAAAGACTAGGCATTGCAATGGCATTGCTTGGAGAACCGGAACTTTTGATATTGGATGAACCTACGAATGGATTAGATCCAATAGGCATCGAGGAATTACGAGAGCTGATCCGGTCTTTTCCGGAACAGGGAATCACTGTAATTCTCTCCAGTCATATTCTCTCAGAGGTACAGTTACTTGCAGATAAAGTCGGGATTATTTCAGGTGGAATCTTAGGATACGAAGGAGCATTAAAGCAGGGAGATAATCTTGAAGATTTGTTTATGAATGTGGTAAGAAAAAACCAGAAAGCAGGTGAAATCCATGGTTAATATTATAAAAGCAGAACATCAAAAAGCCAAAAGAACCATGCGAAAAAAGTTTATCTGGGGATTTCCTCTTCTTACATTTGTCATGGCATTTATATTTACTCTTGGGATGACAAATGCTTATGCAGAAAGTGTTTGGAACTGGTGGTATACACTTTTGCTGCCGGGGATGATTGCTCTATTTTGTTATCTTTCTGTGGCGCAGGAGAAAAAGATAAAATACTATCATTTAATGACTATTCCCACAGACAGAAGAAAATTGTTGCTGGGGAAAATTATTTATATTGGGTACATGATTTTGTTTTCTAATGTGATTGTGTTTGCAGGAGCAACGCTTGGAGGCTTTCTTCTAACGACACATGTTCCAGTTGGAGGAGCGTTGATTGCAGTATTGTTTCTGACGGTTTCTGAGTTATGGGAGATTCCGGTAGCTTTATTTTTAAGTGAACGATTTGGAATGATTGTAAACCTGTTCGTCTGCCTATTTATTACCGTCAGCGGTGTGGTAATATCACAAACCAGAATCTGGTATGTACTTGTTTCTGCAATCCCTATGCGAATGATGTGCCCGTTGCTTCATGTTTTACCAAATGGACTTGCCGCAGAAGCAGGGAATCCTCTTTTGGATACGGGAGTCATTGTTCCGGGAATGTGTCTCTCAATCATCTGGTTTGTTTTTGTAACGGTTCTGTTTTTGAAATGGTTTGAGAGAAGAGAGGTGAAATAAGATGATTGGAAGATCTCTTAATGCAGACTTGCGAAAGATGAAAGGAACATCTGTGATTCTGGCACACTTACTGATTCCGATTATAACCAGCGTTATATTTTTAATATATTACTTTTTTTCACCATGGAATGAAAATATGAAAGTGATTGCATTTTATCAGGCAATAGGAGCAGGACTTCCGGTACTTATTGGAATTTTTACAGCAAGTGTGATGGAACAGGAACAAAATGCAGGTGATTTTCAAAATCTGTTGTCTTTACCGGATAAACCTGTAGCATTTTTATCGAAACTGTTGATGCTACTGGTTTTGTGTCTGTGCTCTATCCTATTGACAGCAATCATATTCGGAATTGGATTTGGAAGAATCGCATCAAGCGATATCGAAATCATGAAAGGATGTATATTTGCAGCATTGCTGCTGTGGGGAAGCAGTGTTCCACTTTATCTGTGGCAGCTGATTCTGGCTTTTCAGTTTGGAAAAGGGGTATCCATTGGAGCAGGGATTATATCAGGACTAATTAGTGCATTGATGCTTACCGGACTTGGAGATTATGTGTGGAAATATGTATTTGTCTGCTGGACGGGTAGAGTACCATATACTTATCTGCAATCTGTATTGGGAGAAACTAGTGTAGGTGAATGGTTGTCATTCATACCAGGTTGCTTAATATTTACAGGGATTAGTATGGTATACTATTTTTGGTGGGTAAACCACTGGGAAGGAAATAGAATATCGGAATAGAATCGAGGGAAACTATGGCAAAAATACTGGCAGTTGATGATGAACCGGCAATTCTGGAAATGATAGAAAGCATTTTGAATAAGGATGGACATCTGGTTACCAAAGTAAGTAATCCACTGAAACTTAATATGGAAGAATTACATCGTTATGACCTGATTTTACTGGACATTATGATGCCTGGAATTGATGGCTTCGAATTATGCAAAAGAATCAGGGCACTTGTGGATTGTCCGATTTTGTTTCTTACGGCAAAAACGGAGGAAAACAGTCTGGTAAACGGACTTTCTTTAGGAGCAGATGATTATATTTCAAAGCCATTTGGAGTGATGGAACTTCGGGCAAGGATCAATGCACATCTTAGAAGAGAGCACAGGGAACATTCTGTCCGGATGGTTTTGGGGAGGGTCTGTATTCAAATATCTCAAAAGAAACTATTGGTTGATGATAAGGAACTTCCTCTTACGAAAGCGGAGTACGAAATCTGTGAATTTCTGGCTAAAAACAGAGGACAGGTTTTCTCGAAGGAACAGATTTTAGAAGAGGTCTTTGGTTTTGACAGTGAGAGTAATGACAGTACCATTATCACGCATATCAAAAATATAAGAGCAAAATTTGCGGATTATGATTATACACCGATAAAAACAGTCTGGGGGATTGGATATAAATGGGAAGAGTAAAGAGAAGCAATGCACTCAGCTGGATTTTTATGAGATATGTACTGGTCATGCTTGGATCATTAGTAGGTTTGGTGATTGTTGCTTGGCTGCTGCTGTACCTTTTGATTAGTGTGGGCTGTATCTATCCGGCGAATTATGCAGAGCAAAAGATTAATGAAGCATATGATACGATTTTACGTGCGGATAAAGTAACTGCTGAGATGATTCCTGCACTTTGTGATTATGTAATCTTTTCAGAGAATGGAGAGAAAATAGGTGGAGATCTGTCAGAACAATACGAACAGATAGCATGGAATGTTGCAAAGTACGGAAACGCATCCGGGAAATATTTTTATAAAGTAATTGTAAGGGAAAATGAATATGTTGTATTGCAATATCGCCTGACACCTCAATATCATTCAGCTTTTTTGAGGGAGCATTTTATAGGACCACAGAATGTGATGAGTATTATGTCAGTGATTGGAGCGGTAGCGATTATCATCATTCCGTCCATACGTTTTGGAAAAAGAATCAAAAAGCAGATGCAGCCTGTATTAGACGCAATCAGACAAATAAAGGATCAAAATCTGGAATATGAGACATCCTGTTCCGGTATCAAAGAGTTTGATGACTGTTTATCGGCAATCGATGATATGCGAGATGCATTGCGAGAATCTTTAGAAAAGCAGTGGAAAACAGAGCAGGAAAAGAAACAGCAGATGTCTGCTTTGGCGCATGATATTAAAACACCTCTTACGATTGTACGGGGAAATGCAGAACTACTTTCAGAGACTGAACTGACCACAGAACAGAAGAAAAATATCACTTATGTTTTGAACGGCACAACACAGATACAAAGTTATGTAAAACAGTTGATAGATGTCACAAAATCATGGAATTGCAGTGATGTTACCTATACAACGGTGAGGTTAGAAGATTTTTTCGCAGATATAAAAGAACAGGCACTCGGACTGGTAGAAAGCTATCACCAGAAGATAGATTGGAAGGCGGAACAAAGTGATAAAAAGGTAACGATTGCTTATGATCCAATGTTCCGGGCCGTAATGAATGTGATTCAGAATGCAGTGGAGCATACAAAAGAAAATGGAATCATTTATATTGACGCAAAGGAGCAGGATGGCCGGCTGACATTCATTGTGGAGGATAGCGGATCAGGATTTACAAAAGAAGCATTATTGCATGGCACAGAGCAGTTTTTTATGGATGACACAAGTAGAAATGGCGAAGCCCATTATGGGATGGGACTATTTTTTGCAAAAACTGTGGCTGAAAAATATGGTGGAGGTATTAAACTTTCAAATTCTGAAAATACAGGTGGGGCGAGGGTAGAAATATTTTTCCTGAGTAGTCAAGAAACAAGCTAAATAGACCGCAATTAAGCTATGTAAAAGAAATTTTACATGCTTTTATCTAATATGTAAAAGCCTTTTGATAGACATTACTACTACGTTTGCTGTAATCTCATGGAAGAAGGAGGCATACAGAATTATGATAGCTGATAAAATTAAAAATGCTCGTACTATTCTTTATTACATAACTAACGCTCAATGCTCTTTCGGCGGCAGACAGTGTGATTATTCCGGTTCAGGCTCAATATCTGCCAGCAAAAGGAATGACGCAGCTCGTGCAGACGATTTCAAGGGTAAAGAAGTATATCAATCCGGATATTAAGATTGATGGAATACTTCTGACTCTCGTAGACAGTCGGACTAATCTTGCTAAAAGTACGGTGGAAGCTCTGAGGGAAAACTTCGGGAATCATATTAAGATGTACCGGACATCTATCCCAATCGGAGTAAAAGCCGCAGAAGCTTCTTCAAAAGGCAAGAGCATTGGAGCATTAAAACAAGTATTTAAGGCAGAGGGCAGACCGTGACAGCAGATAATGCTTATCGTTCCCCCCTTCTCACACTCTACCCCCTATAACCTACAGTTTACCTGCTGAAAATATATATTCTATCTCCATATTTATAACTATCTCATAAAGTTATGGTTATCTATAAGAACCAGTCGTACAGTTGGAAAAGTACAGGAGGTTCTGGTACGATAAAAATTTAGCTTTCTTCTTCGGCAGGTATTGGAAGAACAACAGGGATAAAAATGCAATAAAAGTTGGACGCACTGTGGATAACCGGTGCGTTCGTTTTGTTTAAGGAGGAAAAACGAATGGCAAAATTAAAAATCAAGAGAGCTGTGTCGTTTGTGATGGCAACAGTTCTCAGCCTTGGAAAAGACTTTTCGAAACTGCAGATTGCTTTTACAAGTAATCTTGGAACGAATGCCGGAGTTATGGCAGCAAATGGACTGGGCTATCCGGTATCCATCGAAGGTGCTGCAAAGTATTGGCGGGAGGATATTCTTGTACAGCGAAGAATTTCTCCTGAAATCACAACAAGTACTGTGATTGCCTGGAGACGAAACATTCCATATTCTCTGGCGGTCAGTAAAATGATAGAAGAAATAAATGCTTTTCAGGCATAGAATGGAATTCAATATAAGCATTAGACATAATAAAACATCAGGTATAAAATAGATGTATAAGAGAAATTCAAATCTTATACATCTATTTTTATACGAAAAATTCGCAAAGAAAGGGGATTTTTATTATGAGTAAAAATTTAGTCGCATTTTTCAGTGCAAGCGGGACAACAAAAAAAGTAGCAGAAATGATTGCAGAGGAAGCAAAAGCGGATTTATTTGAGATTGAGCCAAAAGTTTCATATACAAAGGCTGATCTTGACTGGATGAATAAAAAATCCCGCAGCAGTGTGGAAATGAGTGATAAGAAATACAGACCGGAGATTATGAAGAAAAAGATGGATATGAGTTCTTATGACGAGATCCTTCTGGGATTCCCAATCTGGTGGTATGTAGCTCCGACAATTGTCAATACATTTTTGGAAGCCTATGATTTCAGTGGCAAAAAGATTGTGCTCTTTGCAACATCCGGTGGAAGTGGATTCGGTAATACTGTAAAGGAATTACAGCCATCTGCACCGGATGCGGTTATCACAGAAGGCAGCCTGTTAAACCGTGGAACAAAACAGGAAATCAGTGAGTGGGTAAAATCTTTATAAATAACAGTGCTATGGAGGTATACAGAAAATGGAAAAAATAGTACAGACAGCAGGAAGAAATACACTTGGTGAATTCGCACCGGAATTTGCACATTTTAACGATGATGTACTTTTCGGCGAAAACTGGAATAACCAGGACATCGACGTAAAAACCAGAAGTATCATTACAGTGGTTGCTCTGATGGCTTCCGGAATTACAGATTCTTCTTTAAAATATCATCTTCAAAATGCAAAAAATCATGGTGTAACACAAAAAGAGATTGCCGCAGTAATCACACATGTTGCATTTTATGCAGGATGGCCAAAAGCATGGGCAGTTTTTAATCTGGCAAAGGAAGTATGGCAGCCGAAGGAAGGAGATCTTCCATATGAAGATGAAGGTATGAGAGCACATGCGAAATCGATGGTATTTCCAATTGGTGCACCAAATGATGGCTTTGCACAGTATTTTTCTGGCAGAAGTTTTCTTGCACCGATTTCCACTTCTCAGGTTGGCATTTTCAACGTGACATTTGAACCCGGATGCAGGAATAATTGGCATATTCATCATGCAAAAAGCGGTGGCGGGCAGATCTTAGTATGTGTAGCCGGCCGAGGGTTTTATCAGGAAGAAGGCAGGGATGCGGTAGAAATGAAACCGGGTGACTGTATTAACATTCCGGTAGATGTAAAGCACTGGCATGGGGCCGCTCCGGATGAATGGTTTTCCCATCTGGCAATTGAGGTGCCGGGAGTGGATTGTTCCAATGAGTGGTGTGAGGCGGTATCGGAGAAAGAGTACGCTGGATTAAGATAAGGAGAGCACTATGGAATACGGTAAACTCGGAAATACAGATATAGAAGTGTCAAAATTATGTGTGGGCTGCATGAGTTTTGGGAAAGCTGGAACCATGCATGACTGGACGTTGGATGAAGCTGAAAGTGAGAATGTTATCAAGCATGCACTTGATTTGGGGTATAACTTTTTTGATACAGCAAATGGATATTCAGCAGGAACAAGTGAGGAATATTTAGGTAAAGCATTGAAGAAAAATGTAGCGAGAAATCAGGTTGTGATTGCATCCAAGGTATATTTTAATGAAGGTCGTTTATCAAGACAGGCAATCATGAGGGAAATAGATGGAACTCTGTCACGTCTTGGAACCGACTATCTTGATTTATATATCATCCATAGATTTGACTATGATACACCAATTGAAGAAACTATGGAGGCACTGCACGATCTGGTAAAAGCAGGAAAGGTCAGGGCACTTGGTGCATCTGCCATGTATGGATATCAGTTTTATAATATGCAGTTAGCCGCAAGAGACAATGGATGGACACCATTTTCTGCGATGGAGAATCATTATAATTTGCTTTACAGAGAGGATGAGAGAGAATTGCTACCAATTTGTAAGCAAATGAAAGTTTCGTTAATGCCGTATAGCCCTCTTGCAGCCGGACATCTGTCAAGACCACAGTGGAAATCAGAGTCTCTTCGTGGAACCACGGATAGGGTTGCCATGGGAAAATATGATAAGACTGAAGCGGAAGACATGCAGATAGTTAAACGTGTAGCGGAGCTTGCCGAAAAGTATAACTGCAAAATGTCCCAGATAGCCATTGCATGGCAGTGGGCAAAGGGAATTCTATCGCCTATTATTGGGGCAACCAAAACGCAGTATCTGGATGATTCAGCCGGAGCATTTGACATTAAATTAACTGCCGAAGACCTTGCATATCTTGAAGAGCCATATGTTCCACATGAGATAGTTGGTGCAATTGATAAAAATCCGGCGCAAGGTGTTATTTTGCTTGATGAAAAGAAATAATAAAGAACGAGGTGTAGCCATATAAAGAAATATTTATCAGTTATTCTGGAAATTATCCTCACAGCCTGTCTGGTTGCATGTGGTAGTTCTAACAAGGATTCCGTGAACGATGATAAACAAGAGATAAGACTGGGAAAAATGAATATGCCAGAGCGTGAGGTTGTAGAATTGCTGAGTAACGGAGACGTAGAATTAAAAATTTCGAAAGAATGAAATTACTGTTTTTCTATACGAAGAGCTCGACAGATTTTAGATAATTGCGATCTGTGAAGGATTTGCAATTTTAGGAATGATATTTTTGATTATCAGTTGATAGTCAACTTCCAGTTTGCTAACTTGCCCTTTGAGAGAGGAGAAATCCTTTTCTCAAAGGGTTTTTTCTATTTATACGGATATTCGCAAACTACAAGATAATCATCACATTATCGCCTATATGTATTTCACATACATCTAAACATGTAAAATTAAAATTAGCAAAACTGAGTTTTCCCAAAAAAGTATTGCATCCGTAATCAAAATAAACAGGTGCCTGCAAATACGGAAGCTCCTCTGTTGTTAGCAGTAATTCTTGCAATATCTGTGCTTGTTCTTCTGGCTGATCTTCATCTGTCGAATTGTATTTTCTTGCTAATTTACGTGCATTCAGGCGTAATTGCTCCAATTCTTTATCCGTTGGATCGTACAACTCCCCACTTAACATTTTTTCTCTTTCAGTTATTTCCAATAACCTCCAAATTCTGATTAAGATTCACCTGTTATATTTTGTTATTAAAATTCTCCGCAAACCCTTGAAAATACTGGATTTATCGCAGGTGAGCTTTCCCTTATTGTTTCCCTTGTGTTATATCGTCCCATCAATGTTTCTTTTTACTTATATGTCTTACATGTTGACGCTTCCGCAAGAATCTGAGCCAGTTTTTCTGTTTCACTAAGACTTAAATTCATATGAATTAGAGCTTCCCGTACAATTTCGCCTACCGTTGCTTTTCGTTTTTTCTTCCAGAAGCTTGCAAGTTCTGCTGTAGAATTCAGCAGTTCATCGTATTCTTCATCGCTTATTTCATCATATTTTCCGGCCTTTACATCAGCCAGGAATTCTATTGCCGGATTAGGCATCGGAACATCAATCATACCTTTCGTCAAAAATTCGATATAAGTTTTCCAGAAATCAAAAGCTTGTTTTTTAACATAAATGTACCCTCCAGTCTTATATTCATTTTCCATGGAAAATATTTGTGTCTCTTTGTTTGTGTTTCTATCTTACCACACCACAAATTCACATCTGTAATCCCGAAGGATAACGAAGGAAGAAGGTGATTTCTTATCGCATCCTCCCATTTATTTGATTTTTGTAGTAAGCTCTTGCTTTGGCTCATTAGAATACTATTATTTATTTTTCAAGAATTTGCGGATCAAGGAGAAAGTCATAAATGTTTACAGTCAAGATACCATAGTCATCATAATAGGGCTGTACAATATCTTTTGTAATAACAATCTTTTTGAAAGAATCATCAATTTTTCTGAACGGTCTGATTTCCTGAGTTCGTTTCGCTTCATCTGGCAGCGAGTATGCAGACTGGATATAGTATCTGGAAGAACCAAGATTGCATACAAAATCAACTTCCAGCTGTTTACGGACAACCTTACCTTCCTGATTTCTTTCTGCAATCGGTATTACACCCACGTCCACACTGTAACCACGCATACGAAGTTCATTATAAATTACATTCTCCATAGAATGAGTCTGCTCAAACTGACGGAAATTGATTCTGGCATTACGAAGGCCAAGATCGGAAAAGTAATATTTCTTTGGTGTTTCAATATATGCTTTTCCTTTAATGTCATATCTTTGTGCTGATTCAATCAGAAAAGAATCCTCTAAATAATCCAGATATTTTTTAATAGTAGCGGAAGTGATTCTGGATTTCTTTACCGTCCTAAAAGTATTCTTCAATTTTTCTGGATTGGTCAGCGAACCAATGGCAGAGGAAAGAATATTCAGAAGATCCTCCAGTTCTCCGATGTTCCTCACTCGGTTACGTTTGGTAATATCTCGAAGATAAATCTCATTGAACAAATTCTGCAATGAAACTGCCTTATCGTTTGCTCCCTCACGAAGAACAACCAGAGGAATACCTCCATACAGCATATATTCAGATAATCCCATGTACTTATCACCACTGTAAATGGTCATAAACTCGGCAAAGCTCAGGGGATACATATGAACCTCATCACCACGACCGGCGAACTCGGTGGCTATATCTTTAGACAAAAGTTTTGCATTACTTCCTGTCACAAATACATCCATATTATCTTTGCGAAGATAGCCATTCAAAACAGCTTCAAAACAATCCAACATCTGAATTTCATCAAGCAACAGATAATACATTTCTTCACCTACAACTTTTGAACGGATATAAGCCATGAACTTTTCAGGGTCAACTCCACGCTTTTCCTTTTCAATCTGAATCAGGCTTTCGCCAATCAGATAAAGATCATCGGCTGAATCAAACGCAAAGCGAATGATGTGGTCAGCATCAACTCCGCTTTCCAATAAATGATGATAAAACAGATTATTCAGTAAATAGGATTTTCCACATCGACGAATACCAGTAATTACCTTAATCAGTCCATTATTCTTTCTTTTTATCAATTTATCCAAATAGAAATCTCTGCGAATCTCCATCTTAAAACCTCACTGTAAAAGATTTTTGCAACATGTTGCATTTTTCTATTCTAGTATATCCGGATGGACTTCAAAAATCAACATGTTAGCCGGACATTGGAATAGATTTTTGTAACTTGTTGAGTATTTCTATTCCACAATTATATTATATCCTTTAGAAGCAGTGTTTATCCCGCCTTTTAATCGTGTTTTTCATTACTTCATCGTCTTTGCCAGTGAATTGAGCAATGCTCGCATCTCTGCATTTGCTAATACTTTTGCCAGAAGTTCCGGATCGACTTCATCAGCAACAGTTTGCATGGATGAAAAAAACAAACCTTGTTGAGGTTAAATTGAGATTGACTTTGTATTGTATAAGTATGAAATAAAAAGGAATCAGGTGATGTACAATGAAAAAGCATAAAATATGTAAAATCCTTCTTGTTATACTGGCAATTTTTTTATGTGTGGCTTTTTATGAATTGCTCGGAATCTGCGTTGCATATAAAAAGCAGCCGGAAGTGTCCAATACAACCAAAAAAGAAACAAAAAATGGGTCATGGAACGAATGCAGTGAAAATACAGAACGGGCAGTAATCATAGAAAAGAATCCAGAAGCGCTTTTACAAAGAGTGCGTTTGATCAAGAATGCAAAAAAGGAAATTGTTCTTTCTACTTTTGCATTTCAATCCGATGAAAGTGGAAAATTGATTTTAGGAGCACTGCATGATGCGGCAGACAGAGGTGTACATATTCGTCTGTTAGTAGATGGAATGGAGAGCTGGATTGATATGGAAGGAAATCCGTATTTCTATGGATTATCTTCCCATGAGAATGTTGAAATTAAACTGTATAATAAGGCCAATCCGTTGAAACCGTGGAAAATGATGGGTAGAATGCATGATAAATATTTGATTGCAGATGGAAAGAGATATATTCTTGGGGGAAGAAATACATACAATTATTTCCTGGGTGATTTTCCGGGACATAAGAACTATGACAGAGACGTGTTAGTGGTTTGCGATGAACCTGAGAAAGAAAATTCAGTTAACCAGTTGTCAGAGTATTTTGAAACCATATGGAATCAGGAAGACAGTGGTTATTTTCATAACAATAAAAAACTGGCAAATAGAAAATCTGTAAAGAACGCAGTTTTAAAGCTGCAGAACGGCTATCAGAAATATTTTGAAGAGAATAAGGAAAGAATCTGCGATACCGATTACACGGACGAAACTTTTGAGACAGAAAAGATTGCATTAGTGTCAAATCCTATTCACACAGGTTCCAAAGAACCAGTAGTGTGGTATCAGTTGGGAGAATTGATGAAAAATGCAAAAAATCGTGTGAAGATCCACACGCCATATATTATCTGTAATGATATGATGTATAATACATGGGAGGAGATTGCAGAGAACGTTTCAGATTTTTCTATCATGACAAATTCAGTTGCGAATAATGGGAATCCATTTGGGGCTGCCGATTATGCGAAAAACAGAAATAGAATCTTAAGTACAGGAATTAATATCTGGGAATATGAAGGCGGTTATTCATACCACGGAAAAAGTATTCTGATTGACGATGATCTGTCTGTAATCGGTTCCTTTAATATGGACATGAGAAGTGCATATCTGGATACGGAACTGATGCTTGTAATTCGCAGTAAAGATATTAATAAACAGTTGGAAGAGGGCATGATGGAATATGAAAGAGTGTCCCGCCAGGTATTGGAAGATGGAACCTATCGTGATCCATATCATGTAGAGCCAATCGAATTAACAAAGAAACGTCAGAGAAAAATATTTTTGGTACAGCATCTGCTTGGATGGGCAAGGTATCTGTTTTAATAAGGAGGAAGGAAAACGTGTTTCAAATATTGATTGTAGAAGATGATAAAGAATTAAGCCAGCTATTCCAAAAAGTGCTTGAGAAGAATGGATATCAAGTCAAAAGTGCATCGGATGGAGCACAGGCATTAGAAGTATTGGATAAGGAATATATTGATCTGATCATTTCTGATATTATGATGCCGGTTATGGATGGTTATGAACTGGTGTCGGAACTCCGTTCAGCAGGATATCAGATACCGGTACTTATGATCACTGCGAAAGGTTCCTTTGATGATATGCGCCAGGGATTTCTTTCGGGAAGTGACGATTATATGGTAAAACCGGTAAATGTGAATGAAATGGTTTTAAGAGTCGGAGCACTGCTTCGCCGTGCACAGATACTGAATGAACACAAAATTGTGATCGGTTCAACAGAGTT
The sequence above is drawn from the Coprococcus comes ATCC 27758 genome and encodes:
- a CDS encoding ATP-binding protein, whose amino-acid sequence is MEIRRDFYLDKLIKRKNNGLIKVITGIRRCGKSYLLNNLFYHHLLESGVDADHIIRFAFDSADDLYLIGESLIQIEKEKRGVDPEKFMAYIRSKVVGEEMYYLLLDEIQMLDCFEAVLNGYLRKDNMDVFVTGSNAKLLSKDIATEFAGRGDEVHMYPLSFAEFMTIYSGDKYMGLSEYMLYGGIPLVVLREGANDKAVSLQNLFNEIYLRDITKRNRVRNIGELEDLLNILSSAIGSLTNPEKLKNTFRTVKKSRITSATIKKYLDYLEDSFLIESAQRYDIKGKAYIETPKKYYFSDLGLRNARINFRQFEQTHSMENVIYNELRMRGYSVDVGVIPIAERNQEGKVVRKQLEVDFVCNLGSSRYYIQSAYSLPDEAKRTQEIRPFRKIDDSFKKIVITKDIVQPYYDDYGILTVNIYDFLLDPQILEK
- a CDS encoding phospholipase D family protein, whose product is MKKHKICKILLVILAIFLCVAFYELLGICVAYKKQPEVSNTTKKETKNGSWNECSENTERAVIIEKNPEALLQRVRLIKNAKKEIVLSTFAFQSDESGKLILGALHDAADRGVHIRLLVDGMESWIDMEGNPYFYGLSSHENVEIKLYNKANPLKPWKMMGRMHDKYLIADGKRYILGGRNTYNYFLGDFPGHKNYDRDVLVVCDEPEKENSVNQLSEYFETIWNQEDSGYFHNNKKLANRKSVKNAVLKLQNGYQKYFEENKERICDTDYTDETFETEKIALVSNPIHTGSKEPVVWYQLGELMKNAKNRVKIHTPYIICNDMMYNTWEEIAENVSDFSIMTNSVANNGNPFGAADYAKNRNRILSTGINIWEYEGGYSYHGKSILIDDDLSVIGSFNMDMRSAYLDTELMLVIRSKDINKQLEEGMMEYERVSRQVLEDGTYRDPYHVEPIELTKKRQRKIFLVQHLLGWARYLF
- a CDS encoding maltose acetyltransferase domain-containing protein; translation: MEITEREKMLSGELYDPTDKELEQLRLNARKLARKYNSTDEDQPEEQAQILQELLLTTEELPYLQAPVYFDYGCNTFLGKLSFANFNFTCLDVCEIHIGDNVMIIL
- a CDS encoding response regulator transcription factor, yielding MGKVSVLIRRKENVFQILIVEDDKELSQLFQKVLEKNGYQVKSASDGAQALEVLDKEYIDLIISDIMMPVMDGYELVSELRSAGYQIPVLMITAKGSFDDMRQGFLSGSDDYMVKPVNVNEMVLRVGALLRRAQILNEHKIVIGSTEFDYDAMTVTTDKESLVLPKKEFLLLYKLAASPGRTFTKQQLMDEVWGYETEADPHTIEVHIGRIRERFKDNPDFEIVTMRGIGYKVVKK
- a CDS encoding aldo/keto reductase; the encoded protein is MEYGKLGNTDIEVSKLCVGCMSFGKAGTMHDWTLDEAESENVIKHALDLGYNFFDTANGYSAGTSEEYLGKALKKNVARNQVVIASKVYFNEGRLSRQAIMREIDGTLSRLGTDYLDLYIIHRFDYDTPIEETMEALHDLVKAGKVRALGASAMYGYQFYNMQLAARDNGWTPFSAMENHYNLLYREDERELLPICKQMKVSLMPYSPLAAGHLSRPQWKSESLRGTTDRVAMGKYDKTEAEDMQIVKRVAELAEKYNCKMSQIAIAWQWAKGILSPIIGATKTQYLDDSAGAFDIKLTAEDLAYLEEPYVPHEIVGAIDKNPAQGVILLDEKK